The DNA region CCGCTTCTGACCTCTTCAGAACCCTCTGCTCTCCAACAGCTTGGCAATAAAATGCATGgaatttgaagaaaacatttattgcCCGAAGCGGGGTCAGTTCCCCACAGTCCCAGGCCAGGGGGTACCTGGAGGAGGTGATGCTGTGCCCTCAGCCACGGGCTCCGTGTGGGGGGTGCTgcctttttctatttcttttgtttgacaCAGCTCCTGTCAAAACAACAATAACAGGATAAGTGAAAATGCCAAAGCACCAGCAAGAGAGAATTTACTgaagaaagaagtattttcctttccctttttagCCCCCTTTTTAGAGGGGCTAAGGAAGCTCTGGGCTTATCCAGGCACAGACGctgcccaggtgctgctggtgaCATTTTCCAGGTGTGTGCTGGAAAGAGGAAACCAAGTTTCTGGGGCAAAGCTGTGCTACACTGGGGGTTCAGTAAGTGAGTGCTGAAGGAAAGGGGGACTCAAACTTTTGGTGAAATAAGTAAAAAGCTTGTGCTACCCAGGCATTTGCTATAAGTTAAGGTCTATTAGTGCCTGGGGCTGGTGGAGGGGTACATGAGTCTGCTCTGATGCTCTGTTCACATCCATCTCCTTCACCCTGATGACAAAGgtccccaaaatattttctgtttgtttaatCAGTTTTTTACTCCTTCGATGCAGTGTCCTACCTTGGCTGGGCACAAAACCCTTCTCTGACACCACCAATTGCACCACAGCTTGTAAGGACAGCCAGTTTTGTCTTACTGCACTCACTTTGCCTTTCTCTAACCTTCCTTCACCTTGTCCAAAGTTAAATGTGACCCAAATGCCTCTGCAACCCCCAGTGCACAGCTGCCTGTGGTTAgtggggaggagctgggctcTTCCTCCCAGGTGCTGCTTGTTACCTAAATGGGAAAGGAGACCTGGCCCTGCCACAGCAAGAGGGTTTCACTCCCTGCctttgtccctgtccccagttCTCCTGAACTGTGGGGGacagttttaaaagaagcaTCTTGAGGCTGGATGGGTGTTGGGGACAATGTTGGatccagcctggctgcctgGTGTGGGGTTTTGGGCACCTCTGAAAGCTCAGAGCCTCCTGAGGTGGAACAGCAGGATGGAACAGAAAAAGGTAGGATGTTTTTCGCCTTCACTTTTCAAGCTGACTTGGGGACTGGGTCATTTGCAGGATAAAATGTCCTAAATAAGGTGGCAGAGGCAAGGGCTGGGTCTGGTTAATGTTTTGGTGAAAAACCTAAAGGAAAAATCCCTGGTGCACTGGCCCCTCCTGACccttgctgcagctcctgggggcaGCTGGTCTCTgctgggggttggggggggggggggggtaaaaATCAGGAGTTTTGAGGCAAAATGAGGAAGTTCAGGGCAAAGATCCCATGCTGTAGCTATTTCTCTCCCAGCAGTGGGAGGCAGTTACCAGGTTTCCCTGGAGATGCTCGGGTGCAGGTATTTGCTTTCAGGAGTCACCTATCTGCAAGGGGATGTTATTTTAAACCTCCACTTAAGTGAGCCTGTGGTTATTTAGTCCCCTAAATCCTTTCCACCACCTCGAAAACGCCTCTCCAAGACCCCAGTTTGGCAGCTGGGGGTACAGCCTGGGGTGGGGGCTGCGCTGGCTCTGCTGACCCGTGCCCACCCACGGACACCCACGTACTGTTTTCCAGGGTGCATAAATGatctcctcttccctcagccCCAGGCACTTGGCTTGGTGCTCGAATTCCTCACGGTCAGCTGTGCTCACACTCAGGTTCCGGGCTGGAAGAGGAGAAGCATTTGCCAGGAGTTAAATATGGACTACTGGTCTTAGGATGGCCCTTCAGGATGTCCCTGCCCTTGCTGCCTCCTTTCCCCACCAGTGCTTGCTGTGGACGTGGTCTCTGCAGGGGTCTCTCGTGCCCATGGTGAACACACCTGAACAAAACCAGCCTTGGGTATcgcttttttttctctcccaaacTACTCCAGTCCTGTCTGCTTTAAGGGATGGCAGGATAGTCTGACATTCCTGGGGTGTTGGGAGGGTCCAAGGCTGAGTATGGAGGCAGTTTTCTACATGTATCTTCAAATTCCCTTAATCAATTGCTCTGCAGCCTGGATGGGCAATGGGGAGCCTTATCAGGGTCTAAAACTGCTTTATGAGGTTGTGGGTAGATCTGATCAGCTTtgcctgtgctggcactgcaaAGCCACgtgctctgccctgggaggtAAGCACTGAAACATCATGGTTGGCTTGAAAATATTGAGATTTTACTATGATATCGATGCTGAATTGTATTTGCTTCCTGTTCTTTGAATATTTATGGCCTAAGTGGGTTTGGTCTTTAActtgttctttctgttctgcCCAGAGATGTGGGATTTAATGGGCTTTGTAAATGCTCCTGTGACCCCTGGAGCGCAGGTCTCAGAAGAGTTTCACTGTTGGTGGAACCAAGCTGTTGTTGTGGTTTCAGTTGATaattttatgtgtgtgttttggtgtCCCGCGACAAAGTTACTTTGGGAAGGAGTTTGCATACCGTAGAGATACAGTCCCAAATACGttctttccctctgcagttGGTACTGGATGAGTAAAAGGTCTTCAGAGCTGAGGTTCATCAGTGTGCCCACAGTTTGCTGGGTCTTGGCTTGGAGAGAACAGCCACAATATTCAGATTTTcggtgctgcagcagcaacaagCCCCAGCCCAGGTGTGAGCAATGCCAGTAGCCCCTGGAATCCATCCCTCAGCAGTGTGTGAGGACAAATGTCCTGACATGGGGTGACTTATTTGGTTCTTGGTTTATTTGAATTGTGTTCCTTAAATATGGGGCTGGGGTGTGAAGGAGCCAAAGTCACCCAGCTCCCGTCCTGCTTTTGGAATGTGCTGCATGGTGTGGCGTGCTGAGGCTCGGGGTATGAGGGTGTGCCTGACCCCAAGTGCCTGACCTTGCAGCTTGGGGGTCTGCAAAAACGTGGAGAAGCTGccccctgctcacagcagtgctgctgtggctgggtCAGTGCAAACTGTAACCCAGGGGGTTGCAATTCCCACCCCGAATGGCTCCCCCTGTTTCCTCTGCAAGGAGGAAGCAATTCAGAATGAGAAGCTCCATTAACTCACTGAAAACTGCCATGAGtgttccctcctttcccccaggGATTGTGAAATAACTTCACAAACAAGATGGTGTTCTCCAGCGGGGGTGGGAGCAGGTTTGCTCCTGGAACAGCATTGCTCTGTGGGGTTTAGTGTGGCTGGAAGGGGTGTGTGTGATCCCCTGGGTGTCCTGGTGTGGGGAGTTGTTTGGAGCCCACCGAGGCTTCAAACAGGCAAAGAGTGACCCAGGAAGAAAATGCATCAGATGATGTAAAACATGGACATGGGCCCTTTGTGTGTCTCAATCCATGGAAAAACAAGGGCTGGGGGATAATGGGTGCTCACCATGCTTCACCAGTGTGGTGTTACCGGCGGTGATTTCCAAGTAGGTGAGGTTGTTGGTGAGACATTGGTCCCccctggagagagagagaggggcagGGGGTGATGCCATGGGCTTGGAAAGGACCAGTgaagacccagccctgctcctgacCCCCCACCAGGCACCTGCCCCTCCTTCACAGGGTTAATTGCTCTCACTGTTAAAATTAG from Chiroxiphia lanceolata isolate bChiLan1 chromosome 21, bChiLan1.pri, whole genome shotgun sequence includes:
- the LOC116796997 gene encoding alpha-1-acid glycoprotein-like, whose protein sequence is MAGIAVTLGLTVLLPTAAFPCGALSPDNATATKLLGTWLYVAGAAQFPRHLLEMLLIDHGHLHVEPLTDGRELLITQHVAAGDQCLTNNLTYLEITAGNTTLVKHAKTQQTVGTLMNLSSEDLLLIQYQLQRERTYLGLYLYARNLSVSTADREEFEHQAKCLGLREEEIIYAPWKTELCQTKEIEKGSTPHTEPVAEGTASPPPGTPWPGTVGN